A portion of the Vespa velutina chromosome 5, iVesVel2.1, whole genome shotgun sequence genome contains these proteins:
- the LOC124949026 gene encoding diacylglycerol lipase-beta-like isoform X3: MPALKLFGRKWLAATDDLVYPGLFEILIRLTWLILIGIGCVKYYASTWRCQLGGDVVRVYLIGEVTILVIVIIITFFIIRYSSKGSITDTHARRYVEPLLTVKIFMILPEINWNILGTLWISSKNIDCEIEQYTMSIVKAMVFFNWILIGLTIFGFVLVFDPLGSLDIREKDLDDTIKHGKISRNWRRRFKFLWWMRKDEKANETFQHVAGLLSALFRGTDLVPSDIMAGLILLRVRQKRETHELKSLNLFSRPKYTVDARDIFTETPSWMTLENAHHFLKLSIASYGHLFVCYQHICTGCFRLIPNLTCCACFRKKRKVILNDNCCFCNLSGVKYISKLSNDDILFASFKNHLCEVPFCVIVDHKTSSIVIIVRGSLSLRDLITDIAAASETFECLGLPSGSMAHKGMILGAKTLLRQLHHYKILEMAFNTYPTYTLALTGHSLGAGVAVLLGILLRPEYPNLRVYAFSTPAGVISRSAAKVTEEFVLTVTLGDDLVTRLSVESTEDLRTSLLATLAECRLPKYRVILNGFGYALHGVPEQDLDKTWTTSDIINSIPGQSPLLTYSETINNVENTVLTSNISRRRFSKMRLYNAGLILHLARCKHTETDTKSKKKKNEKKYEMRWAQPEEFTKMVIMPRMLLDHLPENLENALATLIEQQKDLPIYFDP; encoded by the exons ATGCCAGCCTTGAAGCTTTTCGGCCGAAAATGGTTGGCAGCCACGGATGATCTTGTATACCCTGgattattcgaaattttaatACGCCTTACTTG GTTGATCTTGATAGGAATAGGATGCGTAAAATATTATGCAAGTACCTGGAGATGTCAACTAGGAGGCGATGTAGTCCGTGTATATTTAATAGGAGAAGTAACCATCCttgttatagttataattattacattttttatcataagaTATAGCAGTAAAGGATCCATAACGGATACACACGCTCGCCGTTATGTTGAGCCGCTTCTCACAGtgaa aatATTCATGATTCTACCAGAAATAAATTGGAACATTTTGGGAACGCTTTGGATCTCCAGTAAGAACATAGATTGCGAGATAGAACAGTACACAATGAGCATCGTAAAGGCAATGGTATTTTTCAATTGGATCCTTATCGGCCTTACCATCTTCggttttgttcttgttttcgATCCTCTTGGCTCGTTGGATATACGCGAGAAAGATCTAGACGACACGATCAAGCATGGAAAGATATCGCGAAACTGGCGGCGAAGATTCAAATTCCTTTGGTGGATGAGGAAAGACGAAAAGGCCAATGAGACCTTCCAACATGTCGCTG GTCTTCTCAGCGCACTATTTCGAGGAACGGATTTGGTACCTTCTGACATTATGGCAGGCTTAATTCTACTGCGAGTTCGGCAGAAACGCGAAACGCACGAATTGAAAAGTTTAAATCTATTTTCTCGGCCGAAATATACTGTTG ATGCACGCGATATTTTTACTGAAACTCCCAGTTGGATGACCTTGGAAAATGCACATCATTTCCTTAAATTATCGATTGCATCTTACGGccatttgttcgtttgttatCAACATATATGTACAGGATGTTTTCGTTTAATACCAAACTTAACTTGCTGTGCCTGCTTCCG AAAAAAACGGAAAGTCATCCTGAACGACAATTGTTGCTTCTGTAACTTATCGGGGGTAAAATACatatcaaaattatcaaatGATGACATTTTATTCGCTAGTTTCAAGAATCATTTATGTGAG GTACCTTTTTGCGTGATAGTCGATCATAAAACATctagtatcgttataattgtacGAGGCTCTCTGTCATTGAGAGATTTAATCACAGATATCGCCGCAGCATCCGAGACATTTGAATGTCTTGGACTACCTTCAGGAAGCATG GCACATAAGGGTATGATATTAGGAGCTAAAACACTTTTAAGACAATTGCACCATTATAAAATCTTAGAAATGGCTTTTAATACATATCCCACTTATACTCTTGCATTAACAG GTCACAGTTTAGGTGCTGGTGTGGCAGTTTTACTGGGCATATTATTACGTCCTGAATACCCGAATTTAAGAGTTTATGCATTTTCTACACCAG cTGGAGTTATTAGCCGGAGTGCTGCTAAAGTTACAGAAGAATTTGTATTAACAGTAACCCTTGGAGATGATCTTGTAACGAGATTGAGTGTTGAAAGTACAGAAGATTTAAGAACATCTTTGCTTGCCACTCTTGCAGAATGTCGATTACCAAAG TACAGAGTAATTCTTAATGGCTTTGGGTATGCATTACATGGTGTACCTGAACAAGATCTCGACAAAACATGGACAACTTCTGATATCATTAATTCAATACCAGGACAGTCTCCTTTATTAACATATTCTGAAACTATTAATAATGTG GAAAACACAGTATTAACATCAAATATTTCACGAAGAAGATTTTCAAAAATGAGACTTTACAATGCTGGTCTTATATTACATCTGGCAAGATGTAAGCATACAGAAACAGATACAAAAAg taagaaaaagaaaaatgaaaagaaatatgaaatgaGGTGGGCACAGCCAGaagaatttacaaaaatggtaataatgcCGCGAATGCTTTTAGACCATCTTCCAGAAAATTTGGAAAACGCACTTGCAACATTGATAGAACAACAAAAAGATTTACCAATTTACTTTGACCCATAA
- the LOC124949026 gene encoding diacylglycerol lipase-beta-like isoform X4, with protein MRKMPALKLFGRKWLAATDDLVYPGLFEILIRLTWLILIGIGCVKYYASTWRCQLGGDVVRVYLIGEVTILVIVIIITFFIIRYSSKGSITDTHARRYVEPLLTVKIFMILPEINWNILGTLWISSKNIDCEIEQYTMSIVKAMVFFNWILIGLTIFGFVLVFDPLGSLDIREKDLDDTIKHGKISRNWRRRFKFLWWMRKDEKANETFQHVAGLLSALFRGTDLVPSDIMAGLILLRVRQKRETHELKSLNLFSRPKYTVDARDIFTETPSWMTLENAHHFLKLSIASYGHLFVCYQHICTGCFRLIPNLTCCACFRKKRKVILNDNCCFCNLSGVKYISKLSNDDILFASFKNHLCEVPFCVIVDHKTSSIVIIVRGSLSLRDLITDIAAASETFECLGLPSGSMAHKGHSLGAGVAVLLGILLRPEYPNLRVYAFSTPAGVISRSAAKVTEEFVLTVTLGDDLVTRLSVESTEDLRTSLLATLAECRLPKYRVILNGFGYALHGVPEQDLDKTWTTSDIINSIPGQSPLLTYSETINNVENTVLTSNISRRRFSKMRLYNAGLILHLARCKHTETDTKSKKKKNEKKYEMRWAQPEEFTKMVIMPRMLLDHLPENLENALATLIEQQKDLPIYFDP; from the exons ATGCG aaaAATGCCAGCCTTGAAGCTTTTCGGCCGAAAATGGTTGGCAGCCACGGATGATCTTGTATACCCTGgattattcgaaattttaatACGCCTTACTTG GTTGATCTTGATAGGAATAGGATGCGTAAAATATTATGCAAGTACCTGGAGATGTCAACTAGGAGGCGATGTAGTCCGTGTATATTTAATAGGAGAAGTAACCATCCttgttatagttataattattacattttttatcataagaTATAGCAGTAAAGGATCCATAACGGATACACACGCTCGCCGTTATGTTGAGCCGCTTCTCACAGtgaa aatATTCATGATTCTACCAGAAATAAATTGGAACATTTTGGGAACGCTTTGGATCTCCAGTAAGAACATAGATTGCGAGATAGAACAGTACACAATGAGCATCGTAAAGGCAATGGTATTTTTCAATTGGATCCTTATCGGCCTTACCATCTTCggttttgttcttgttttcgATCCTCTTGGCTCGTTGGATATACGCGAGAAAGATCTAGACGACACGATCAAGCATGGAAAGATATCGCGAAACTGGCGGCGAAGATTCAAATTCCTTTGGTGGATGAGGAAAGACGAAAAGGCCAATGAGACCTTCCAACATGTCGCTG GTCTTCTCAGCGCACTATTTCGAGGAACGGATTTGGTACCTTCTGACATTATGGCAGGCTTAATTCTACTGCGAGTTCGGCAGAAACGCGAAACGCACGAATTGAAAAGTTTAAATCTATTTTCTCGGCCGAAATATACTGTTG ATGCACGCGATATTTTTACTGAAACTCCCAGTTGGATGACCTTGGAAAATGCACATCATTTCCTTAAATTATCGATTGCATCTTACGGccatttgttcgtttgttatCAACATATATGTACAGGATGTTTTCGTTTAATACCAAACTTAACTTGCTGTGCCTGCTTCCG AAAAAAACGGAAAGTCATCCTGAACGACAATTGTTGCTTCTGTAACTTATCGGGGGTAAAATACatatcaaaattatcaaatGATGACATTTTATTCGCTAGTTTCAAGAATCATTTATGTGAG GTACCTTTTTGCGTGATAGTCGATCATAAAACATctagtatcgttataattgtacGAGGCTCTCTGTCATTGAGAGATTTAATCACAGATATCGCCGCAGCATCCGAGACATTTGAATGTCTTGGACTACCTTCAGGAAGCATG GCACATAAGG GTCACAGTTTAGGTGCTGGTGTGGCAGTTTTACTGGGCATATTATTACGTCCTGAATACCCGAATTTAAGAGTTTATGCATTTTCTACACCAG cTGGAGTTATTAGCCGGAGTGCTGCTAAAGTTACAGAAGAATTTGTATTAACAGTAACCCTTGGAGATGATCTTGTAACGAGATTGAGTGTTGAAAGTACAGAAGATTTAAGAACATCTTTGCTTGCCACTCTTGCAGAATGTCGATTACCAAAG TACAGAGTAATTCTTAATGGCTTTGGGTATGCATTACATGGTGTACCTGAACAAGATCTCGACAAAACATGGACAACTTCTGATATCATTAATTCAATACCAGGACAGTCTCCTTTATTAACATATTCTGAAACTATTAATAATGTG GAAAACACAGTATTAACATCAAATATTTCACGAAGAAGATTTTCAAAAATGAGACTTTACAATGCTGGTCTTATATTACATCTGGCAAGATGTAAGCATACAGAAACAGATACAAAAAg taagaaaaagaaaaatgaaaagaaatatgaaatgaGGTGGGCACAGCCAGaagaatttacaaaaatggtaataatgcCGCGAATGCTTTTAGACCATCTTCCAGAAAATTTGGAAAACGCACTTGCAACATTGATAGAACAACAAAAAGATTTACCAATTTACTTTGACCCATAA
- the LOC124949026 gene encoding diacylglycerol lipase-beta-like isoform X2 produces the protein MRKMPALKLFGRKWLAATDDLVYPGLFEILIRLTWLILIGIGCVKYYASTWRCQLGGDVVRVYLIGEVTILVIVIIITFFIIRYSSKGSITDTHARRYVEPLLTVKIFMILPEINWNILGTLWISSKNIDCEIEQYTMSIVKAMVFFNWILIGLTIFGFVLVFDPLGSLDIREKDLDDTIKHGKISRNWRRRFKFLWWMRKDEKANETFQHVAGLLSALFRGTDLVPSDIMAGLILLRVRQKRETHELKSLNLFSRPKYTVDARDIFTETPSWMTLENAHHFLKLSIASYGHLFVCYQHICTGCFRLIPNLTCCACFRKKRKVILNDNCCFCNLSGVKYISKLSNDDILFASFKNHLCEVPFCVIVDHKTSSIVIIVRGSLSLRDLITDIAAASETFECLGLPSGSMAHKGMILGAKTLLRQLHHYKILEMAFNTYPTYTLALTGHSLGAGVAVLLGILLRPEYPNLRVYAFSTPAGVISRSAAKVTEEFVLTVTLGDDLVTRLSVESTEDLRTSLLATLAECRLPKYRVILNGFGYALHGVPEQDLDKTWTTSDIINSIPGQSPLLTYSETINNENTVLTSNISRRRFSKMRLYNAGLILHLARCKHTETDTKSKKKKNEKKYEMRWAQPEEFTKMVIMPRMLLDHLPENLENALATLIEQQKDLPIYFDP, from the exons ATGCG aaaAATGCCAGCCTTGAAGCTTTTCGGCCGAAAATGGTTGGCAGCCACGGATGATCTTGTATACCCTGgattattcgaaattttaatACGCCTTACTTG GTTGATCTTGATAGGAATAGGATGCGTAAAATATTATGCAAGTACCTGGAGATGTCAACTAGGAGGCGATGTAGTCCGTGTATATTTAATAGGAGAAGTAACCATCCttgttatagttataattattacattttttatcataagaTATAGCAGTAAAGGATCCATAACGGATACACACGCTCGCCGTTATGTTGAGCCGCTTCTCACAGtgaa aatATTCATGATTCTACCAGAAATAAATTGGAACATTTTGGGAACGCTTTGGATCTCCAGTAAGAACATAGATTGCGAGATAGAACAGTACACAATGAGCATCGTAAAGGCAATGGTATTTTTCAATTGGATCCTTATCGGCCTTACCATCTTCggttttgttcttgttttcgATCCTCTTGGCTCGTTGGATATACGCGAGAAAGATCTAGACGACACGATCAAGCATGGAAAGATATCGCGAAACTGGCGGCGAAGATTCAAATTCCTTTGGTGGATGAGGAAAGACGAAAAGGCCAATGAGACCTTCCAACATGTCGCTG GTCTTCTCAGCGCACTATTTCGAGGAACGGATTTGGTACCTTCTGACATTATGGCAGGCTTAATTCTACTGCGAGTTCGGCAGAAACGCGAAACGCACGAATTGAAAAGTTTAAATCTATTTTCTCGGCCGAAATATACTGTTG ATGCACGCGATATTTTTACTGAAACTCCCAGTTGGATGACCTTGGAAAATGCACATCATTTCCTTAAATTATCGATTGCATCTTACGGccatttgttcgtttgttatCAACATATATGTACAGGATGTTTTCGTTTAATACCAAACTTAACTTGCTGTGCCTGCTTCCG AAAAAAACGGAAAGTCATCCTGAACGACAATTGTTGCTTCTGTAACTTATCGGGGGTAAAATACatatcaaaattatcaaatGATGACATTTTATTCGCTAGTTTCAAGAATCATTTATGTGAG GTACCTTTTTGCGTGATAGTCGATCATAAAACATctagtatcgttataattgtacGAGGCTCTCTGTCATTGAGAGATTTAATCACAGATATCGCCGCAGCATCCGAGACATTTGAATGTCTTGGACTACCTTCAGGAAGCATG GCACATAAGGGTATGATATTAGGAGCTAAAACACTTTTAAGACAATTGCACCATTATAAAATCTTAGAAATGGCTTTTAATACATATCCCACTTATACTCTTGCATTAACAG GTCACAGTTTAGGTGCTGGTGTGGCAGTTTTACTGGGCATATTATTACGTCCTGAATACCCGAATTTAAGAGTTTATGCATTTTCTACACCAG cTGGAGTTATTAGCCGGAGTGCTGCTAAAGTTACAGAAGAATTTGTATTAACAGTAACCCTTGGAGATGATCTTGTAACGAGATTGAGTGTTGAAAGTACAGAAGATTTAAGAACATCTTTGCTTGCCACTCTTGCAGAATGTCGATTACCAAAG TACAGAGTAATTCTTAATGGCTTTGGGTATGCATTACATGGTGTACCTGAACAAGATCTCGACAAAACATGGACAACTTCTGATATCATTAATTCAATACCAGGACAGTCTCCTTTATTAACATATTCTGAAACTATTAATAAT GAAAACACAGTATTAACATCAAATATTTCACGAAGAAGATTTTCAAAAATGAGACTTTACAATGCTGGTCTTATATTACATCTGGCAAGATGTAAGCATACAGAAACAGATACAAAAAg taagaaaaagaaaaatgaaaagaaatatgaaatgaGGTGGGCACAGCCAGaagaatttacaaaaatggtaataatgcCGCGAATGCTTTTAGACCATCTTCCAGAAAATTTGGAAAACGCACTTGCAACATTGATAGAACAACAAAAAGATTTACCAATTTACTTTGACCCATAA
- the LOC124949026 gene encoding diacylglycerol lipase-beta-like isoform X1: protein MRKMPALKLFGRKWLAATDDLVYPGLFEILIRLTWLILIGIGCVKYYASTWRCQLGGDVVRVYLIGEVTILVIVIIITFFIIRYSSKGSITDTHARRYVEPLLTVKIFMILPEINWNILGTLWISSKNIDCEIEQYTMSIVKAMVFFNWILIGLTIFGFVLVFDPLGSLDIREKDLDDTIKHGKISRNWRRRFKFLWWMRKDEKANETFQHVAGLLSALFRGTDLVPSDIMAGLILLRVRQKRETHELKSLNLFSRPKYTVDARDIFTETPSWMTLENAHHFLKLSIASYGHLFVCYQHICTGCFRLIPNLTCCACFRKKRKVILNDNCCFCNLSGVKYISKLSNDDILFASFKNHLCEVPFCVIVDHKTSSIVIIVRGSLSLRDLITDIAAASETFECLGLPSGSMAHKGMILGAKTLLRQLHHYKILEMAFNTYPTYTLALTGHSLGAGVAVLLGILLRPEYPNLRVYAFSTPAGVISRSAAKVTEEFVLTVTLGDDLVTRLSVESTEDLRTSLLATLAECRLPKYRVILNGFGYALHGVPEQDLDKTWTTSDIINSIPGQSPLLTYSETINNVENTVLTSNISRRRFSKMRLYNAGLILHLARCKHTETDTKSKKKKNEKKYEMRWAQPEEFTKMVIMPRMLLDHLPENLENALATLIEQQKDLPIYFDP from the exons ATGCG aaaAATGCCAGCCTTGAAGCTTTTCGGCCGAAAATGGTTGGCAGCCACGGATGATCTTGTATACCCTGgattattcgaaattttaatACGCCTTACTTG GTTGATCTTGATAGGAATAGGATGCGTAAAATATTATGCAAGTACCTGGAGATGTCAACTAGGAGGCGATGTAGTCCGTGTATATTTAATAGGAGAAGTAACCATCCttgttatagttataattattacattttttatcataagaTATAGCAGTAAAGGATCCATAACGGATACACACGCTCGCCGTTATGTTGAGCCGCTTCTCACAGtgaa aatATTCATGATTCTACCAGAAATAAATTGGAACATTTTGGGAACGCTTTGGATCTCCAGTAAGAACATAGATTGCGAGATAGAACAGTACACAATGAGCATCGTAAAGGCAATGGTATTTTTCAATTGGATCCTTATCGGCCTTACCATCTTCggttttgttcttgttttcgATCCTCTTGGCTCGTTGGATATACGCGAGAAAGATCTAGACGACACGATCAAGCATGGAAAGATATCGCGAAACTGGCGGCGAAGATTCAAATTCCTTTGGTGGATGAGGAAAGACGAAAAGGCCAATGAGACCTTCCAACATGTCGCTG GTCTTCTCAGCGCACTATTTCGAGGAACGGATTTGGTACCTTCTGACATTATGGCAGGCTTAATTCTACTGCGAGTTCGGCAGAAACGCGAAACGCACGAATTGAAAAGTTTAAATCTATTTTCTCGGCCGAAATATACTGTTG ATGCACGCGATATTTTTACTGAAACTCCCAGTTGGATGACCTTGGAAAATGCACATCATTTCCTTAAATTATCGATTGCATCTTACGGccatttgttcgtttgttatCAACATATATGTACAGGATGTTTTCGTTTAATACCAAACTTAACTTGCTGTGCCTGCTTCCG AAAAAAACGGAAAGTCATCCTGAACGACAATTGTTGCTTCTGTAACTTATCGGGGGTAAAATACatatcaaaattatcaaatGATGACATTTTATTCGCTAGTTTCAAGAATCATTTATGTGAG GTACCTTTTTGCGTGATAGTCGATCATAAAACATctagtatcgttataattgtacGAGGCTCTCTGTCATTGAGAGATTTAATCACAGATATCGCCGCAGCATCCGAGACATTTGAATGTCTTGGACTACCTTCAGGAAGCATG GCACATAAGGGTATGATATTAGGAGCTAAAACACTTTTAAGACAATTGCACCATTATAAAATCTTAGAAATGGCTTTTAATACATATCCCACTTATACTCTTGCATTAACAG GTCACAGTTTAGGTGCTGGTGTGGCAGTTTTACTGGGCATATTATTACGTCCTGAATACCCGAATTTAAGAGTTTATGCATTTTCTACACCAG cTGGAGTTATTAGCCGGAGTGCTGCTAAAGTTACAGAAGAATTTGTATTAACAGTAACCCTTGGAGATGATCTTGTAACGAGATTGAGTGTTGAAAGTACAGAAGATTTAAGAACATCTTTGCTTGCCACTCTTGCAGAATGTCGATTACCAAAG TACAGAGTAATTCTTAATGGCTTTGGGTATGCATTACATGGTGTACCTGAACAAGATCTCGACAAAACATGGACAACTTCTGATATCATTAATTCAATACCAGGACAGTCTCCTTTATTAACATATTCTGAAACTATTAATAATGTG GAAAACACAGTATTAACATCAAATATTTCACGAAGAAGATTTTCAAAAATGAGACTTTACAATGCTGGTCTTATATTACATCTGGCAAGATGTAAGCATACAGAAACAGATACAAAAAg taagaaaaagaaaaatgaaaagaaatatgaaatgaGGTGGGCACAGCCAGaagaatttacaaaaatggtaataatgcCGCGAATGCTTTTAGACCATCTTCCAGAAAATTTGGAAAACGCACTTGCAACATTGATAGAACAACAAAAAGATTTACCAATTTACTTTGACCCATAA